The following are from one region of the Mus caroli chromosome 13, CAROLI_EIJ_v1.1, whole genome shotgun sequence genome:
- the Hsd17b3 gene encoding testosterone 17-beta-dehydrogenase 3 — MEKLFIAAGLFVGLVCLVKCMRFSQHLFLRFCKTLPSSFLRSMGQWAVITGAGDGIGKAYSFELARHGLNVVLISRTLEKLQTVAEEIERTTGSRVKIVQADFAREDIYDHIKGQLEGLEIGILVNNVGMLPSIFPSHFLSTPGESQNLIHCNITSVVKMTQLVLKHMESRRKGLILNISSGAALRPWPLYSLYSASKAFVYTFSKALSVEYRDKGIIIQVLTPYSISTPMTKYLSNKMTKTADEFVKESLKYVTIGAETCGCLAHEIIAIILNGIPSRIFYSSTAQRFLLTQYSDYLKRNISNR, encoded by the exons ATGGAGAAGCTCTTCATTGCTGCAGGGCTGTTCGTGGGCCTGGTTTGCCTGGTGAAGTGCATGAGGTTCTCCCAGCACCTTTTTCTGAGGTTCTGCAAGACTTTGCCAAGCTCCTTCCTGCGATCAATGGGACAATGGGCAG TGATTACCGGAGCAGGCGATGGCATCGGGAAAGCCTATTCATTTGAG TTGGCCAGACATGGACTCAATGTTGTACTTATTAGCCGGACACTGGAAAAGCTACAGACCGTTGCAGAAGAGATTG AGAGGACCACTGGAAGCCGTGTGAAGATTGTACAAGCAGATTTTGCCAGAGAAGACATCTATGACCATATTAAAGGACAACTTGAAGGCTTAGAAATAGGAATTTTAG TCAACAACGTTGGAATGCTTCCCAGCATTTTCCCAAGCCATTTCCTGAGCACTCCGGGTGAGAGCCAG AATCTCATCCACTGCAACATTACCTCCGTAGTCAAG ATGACACAGCTTGTTCTCAAACACATGGAGTCAAG GAGGAAAGGCCTCATCTTGAATATTTCTTCAGGCGCAGCCCTTCGTCCCTGGCCTCTTTACAGCCTGTACTCAGCTTCCAAG GCTTTTGTGTACACATTTTCCAAGGCTctgagtgtggaatacagagatAAAGGAATCATTATTCAG GTGCTGACCCCTTATTCTATCTCAACCCCAATGACAAAGTACCTCAGTAACAAGATGACCAAGACCGCCGATGAGTTTGTTAAAGAATCCTTGAAATATGTCACGATCGGAGCTGAAACCTGTGGCTGCCTTGCTCATGAAATCATT GCAATAATTCTGAACGGAATCCCTTCCAGAATCTTCTATAGCAGCACCGCTCAAAGATTTCTCCTGACACAATACTCAGATTACCTCAAACGCAACATCAGCAACAGatag